Below is a window of bacterium DNA.
TCGTCGGCTACACCGCCTTTCTGCTTGGCCTGGTGCTGATCGGCCGGCTATGGCTGGAGGGATTTCAATCCCTCCTTATCGTACTGACTCTGCTATTCGCCGCTATGATCCTTTCCTTGAAAGAACTTATTCTGAACATCGCCTCCTGGAGCATCATCGCCTGGCGGCAGTTGTTCAAAATCGGCGACCACATCAGAATCGGCGAGCATTATGGGGAAGTGGTGGAGATGAACATGATCTACATCACGTTGGTCGAACTGGACGAAAAACTTCCCTCTGAACCCGCCGGACATCGCGTCATCAAGATTCCCAACAATCTGGTGCTGACGCAGCCGATCGTGAACGACACCGAAGGCGCGCATGCGCTCTGGTATGAGATCAACGTGGCTCTACGCCTGGACAGCAACTGGCAGGCGGCCCGGGAGATGCTGGAACGGATCCTGCGTCAGCGCATGGCCGCTGCTGAAATCAAGAACCTGGAAGACGCGCCGCCGATTCAAGCGTTCGTCCGGGTGCACGCCGGCGCCATCCTGCTCACCGGCCGTTATTTTTGCAGTTCCGATCAGCAGCCGGAGATCGAAGAGGAGCTCTGGCAACAGATCCTGTCCGCCTTTCAACCGCACGAACAGATCCACCTCGTCTGATCCCAAGCCCCTTCCGCCATCTACAAAGGGCCCACCGCCAGAATTTTGCTGGCTTTTTATCTATTTTATGCTTAAATTACATTCTTTATTTTTCAACCCGTTAACTATTATTCGAGAACCCTATGGCCATCGACTTGACCAAAATGCGCAACATCGGCATCAGCGCGCACATCGACTCGGGCAAGACCACGCTGACGGAGAGAATCCTCTACTACACCCAAAAGATCCACGCCATTCATGAGGTCCGCGGCAAGGACGGCCACGGCGCAACCATGGATTCCATGGCGTTGGAACGCGAACGCGGAATCACCATCCAGTCCGCTTCCACCAACGTGACCTGGAAGAATTACGACATCAACATCATCGATACGCCGGGCCATGTAGATTTCACCATTGAGGTGGAGCGCTCGCTCCGTGTGCTCGACGGCGCCATCCTGGTGCTCTGCGCCGTAGGCGGCGTGCAGTCGCAGACCATCACGGTGGACCGCCAGATGACGCGCTACAAGGTTCCCCGCATCGCTTTTGTGAACAAGTGTGATCGCATGGGCGCCAATCCGCAGCGGGTGGCCGATCAGTTGCATGATAAACTCAACCACACAGCCGCGTTGATGCAATGGCCGATCGGGCTGGAGAGCCGGTTCGAGGGGCTCATCGATCTGGTCACGATGAAAGCCTATTATTTTGACGGCGCCAACGGTGAACACATCCGCGAAGAGAACATCCCGGCCGAGCTGCTGCCTATCGCTCTGGAAAAACGGGACCTGTTGATCGATCGCGTGTCTCTATACGACGACGAGCTGGCTGAAGCATACCTCGAAGACCGCGTCACTGAGGATCTGATCTACCGTGCCGTGCGCAAGGGCACCCTGAGCCTGAATTTCATTCCCGTGTTTATCGGTTCTGCATTTAAAAACAAAGGCGTGCAAGCGCTGTTGGATGCAGTCATCAAATACCTGCCGTCGCCGAAAGAGATCGAGAACAAAGCCTTTGATCTGGACAACGACAATGCAGAGGTGGTGCTGCAATCAGACCCCACTCTCCCGACCGTGCTCCTGGCCTTTAAACTGGACGACACCCGTTTCGGCCAGCTCACCTACGTGCGGTTGTATCAAGGCACGCTGCGCAAGGGCGATGAGATCTACAACCGCCGCTGCCAGAGAAAGGTACGCGTCGGCCGACTCATCCGCATGCATGCCGATGAGATGGAGGATATCTCGGCCGCCGAAGCCGGCGACATCGTCGCTCTGTTCGGCATCGACTGCGCGTCCGGGGATACCTTTACCGACAACACGGTGAACTATTCCATGTCCTCGATGTTTGTGCCGACGCCGGTCATCTCGCTCTCCATCAAGCCGGTCGATAATAAATCCGGCGAAAACATGGCCAAAGCCCTGAATCGGTTCGTCAAAGAAGATCCGACTTTCCAGACGTTCGTCGATCCGGAAACCAACGACACCATCATCAAAGGCATGGGGGAGTTGCACCTAGAGGTCTATGTGGAACGGATGCGCCGTGAATATAACGTCCACCTGGAGACCGGCGCTCCGCAGGTGGCCTATCGCGAGAGCATTTCGCAGAAAACAAATTTCGATTACACCCATAAAAAGCAAACCGGCGGCGCCGGCCAGTACGGCCGCGTGTGCGGTATCATCGAACCGTTCCATCAGGGTGATTTTGAATTCATCGACGAAATCAAAGGCGGCGTCATCCCCACCGAATATGTCCCGGCCTGCGAAAAAGGATTCATCCAAGCGCTGCAAAAAGGGCCGCTGGTGGGCTTTCCCATCGTCGGCGTCCGCGTGACGCTCAACGACGGCAACTACCACCCGGTGGACTCATCGGACATGGCGTTCCAGCAAGCTGCATTCGGCGCATTCCGGGAATCGTACCTCCGTTGCAAACCCATCATCCTCGAACCCATCATGCGCGTCGGAGTGGAAACCCCTCCCGAATACCAGGGCCAGGTGTTGGCCACCATCAACCAGCGCCGCGGCATGATCCTCAGCGCCACTGAGGATAAAGTGCTCACCGCCATCGAAGCGGAAGTGCCGCTGAGCGAGATGTTCGGTTATTCCACCGTACTGCGCTCCGCCACGCAAGGCAAGGCCGAATTCACCATGGAGTTCTCTCGATATGCCAAGGTGCCTGAATCGATCGCAGAAAATTTGAAAAAAGCTTTTCAGGAAAAACAAAAGCAACAAAAGTAACCTTGCATTGTAACAAGACATTTTTGTATATTGCCTTCGGCGATGAATGAAACCAGAGGAACCACACATGATCAAAGAAGAACTCATCAAACGCAGCCCCATCCGCATCCTCGAGCAAACCCTACACGGCGGTTTGGGGCCAGGCCATCTGGGCGTGTTCGTTTCCAGAAAAGGTGTGGGTAAAACCGCCTGCCTGGTTCATTTCGCCACCGACCACCTGCTCCGCGGCCAAAAGGTTGTGCACATCTCCTTTTCCGATGATCCTCATCACATCGCCAACTGGTACAAACAGGTGTATGAGGAGGTGGCGGCAGCCTATCAGCTTGAAAGCGCCAACCTGATCTTTGATGAGTTGTTGCGCGACCGGTTAATTTTACATTTTAAAAACAACGGCTCGAATCTGCTGGCGGTGCACAAAAACCTGAACATCTATGTAAAACAGGGCGGATTCATTCCAAAGATGATCATTGTCGACGGAACCCATTTCGTCGAAAAGAGCCGGGCCGTCCTGCAGGAATGGCAAAACCTGGCCAAAGACTTTGACACCCAGATCTGGTTTTCTGCAACCCTGCCTGCGAATGCCGGCTCGGCTGCAGAATTTATTAAACCTTTCATCCAATATTTCTCTGTGGTCATCGAACTGAACGCCCAACCGGATCATATCCAGTTGCATCTGCTCAAAGATCAAGACGCCACCTCCTGCGAAAAACTACGGCTCCGCCTGGACCCTAAATCACTGCTCATCTCTAATCGGCGGGTGTAACTTCCCACCATTCCTTTTGTTACTGACTTTTCCACATTGCTGTAACTTTAGGCAACAGCGCCTTACCCTTGATACTGAAATAAAAAAAGCCTGCATGTGCAGGCTTGGCGCGCCCGGAGGGGCTCGAACCCCCAACCTTCTGATCCGAAGTCAGAAGCTCTATCCAATTGAGCTACGGGCGCGGCGAGGAATTAATTTACAATATTGCGCGAAGGAATGCAAGCCCTGATTTTATCATCTTGCTTCTACGGACAGCGAAAAAAATGGCAGGACGTTAGTAGATGAGCGTCTTAGGGGGGTCGACGCTCAAAGAAGGAAACTAACGCCTGCCAATAGAACAAACGCTTTTTTCAGCCCGTTTGTTCCACCCCACCCCTATTTCACTGTTTTTCTGCCAAATAGTTCTCTTCTGATTCAAGCCGGATGGGGCTCAATTGGCGAAGGCTGAATGTAAGCTCCGTTTTTATTTGCAGATAACCTCCTCGCCGCGTCGTGCCGGCGCTGGCTGGATTTTGTAAGCAGTATTTGTACTGCACCTGAACGCCGAAATTCCATTGCTGCGCTAAAGCCATGTTCACACCTCCGCCGGCCAAAAGGATTCCACTGGTGAACGACGGTCCACTCTTCCTTCTGGTGCTCAACATGCCCAGACCAAGAGAGAAATTGGGCTGTATCCGTCGATGCACAAGCAGGTCATAGCTGCCGATCAGATCAGCGAATATTTGCATGGTCGTCCGTCCACCCGGCCAGAGAAGCGGGGCTGCGCCCGCCGCGACATGCAGCTGAGTCCGCTGGGTTGACTGATAACGATAATGCACCTCGGAGAAAACCGGAATCCTGATCTTTTCAGCCATATTGGGCTGTACTGTGCCGATGGCCACGCCTATGCCATGCCGGGCTGGCTGCGTTTGTTGCACCAGTTGCGGGCCGGCCGCTGTTTTTCTTCCTGGTTCAAGACTGGTCAAAACGATCGCTGGTTCGGGGTGAGCCGACGAATTCGACTGGTTCAAGACCATTTTGCTTTTAATCAGATTTAATATATCCTCAAAGACTCGCTCCTCGTCCACATCAGCCCTGTTTTGGGCAATGACATTCATGGGCTTTCGGTCGCGCACTTGGATCGTCGCAGCATCCTCCGATAGTGCAGAAAACATGCCGGCCTCCGCTTCTACACTCACAGCTGCTTGGCTAGACGGCGGCTGAACAACAGCGGAAGCGAGCGGATCTCCGACGTGGACCACTGCAATCATCGAAGACTCGGCGGGTTGCCTCGAAGGCGAGAGGGTCTCTGCTTCTATTACACTCGGTGTTTCCTTGGCTGAGGGTTGCAGTTGAGCGGTTTGTTCAGCCAGCGTCTGCGAGAGGACGTCCGCAATCATCCCAGAATCGGCGGGTTGCATGGAAGGCGAGAGGGCCTCTGCCCCTACTTGTGTGAGCAGCAGCGGAACAACAACGGCACTGAGTGGGGTTCTGATTTGAACATTCTCAATCGTCGATGCATTCACTATCTGGGCAATAGCCATGACCGCAGCCGCTTCTCCCTTCGTCGTTTTCTCTGTAAAGGCGGGGAACTCGCTGTTGACTGAGCAGCCGACTGGCGGAATCAGCTCCTGGTCCGGCTGATGTGGCGATACGTCTGTTAAGGAATCCTTTAGAGCGGACTCGACCTTTGTCTGCGCTTGTCTGACCCTGTTCGCAAATGCTGATGTTGTTGGTTTTGCCGCAGGGAGCGGACGCTTCTTTTGAGTAGGTTCATCGGCGTGCATGGGCAAACAGGTTGCCTTCAGGGACTCTTCCGCGGTGTTGTTCTCCAGCGGAAAAGTGGCCGGCAGCGTAGCAGTTCCCGGAGAAGCAGCCTCCTTATGGACAATGAGGTGGTAGAGCGCCTGGCTTAAAAATAAACCCGCAAACAACAGGCACAAACCTACGGCTTTTGTGTATTTTTTTTTCCACATCTTTTTCTTCTCTCTTACTCCCCTGGCGGCTTGGTCAAGCCAAATACGTTTTTGTTTCATTCGAGTAACAAAATCGATCGTTCGGTAACACGGGGTCTTGTTTATTAAGTTATTATCCGACCTCACTCGTCTCTGCACCAGCATTCAGGCAAATAGCATACCAAAAAAAAAGGATGTCCGTGGGACATCCTTTTCAGCTGGCAGTCAAAACTGTAAATCTTGTAATCAGGCTCTTTGATCCGCCTTTTCAATTTTAGCCCAAGTGTCCCTGAGCGTTACCGTCCGGTTCACCTTAATTTTATCCGGTGTGGAATCTTTATCGATACAGAAATAGCCCAGCCGCTCAAACTGGAATCGGTCCAAGGGGTGAGCGTCCTTCAGCGCAGGCTCGAGATAGCACTGCTCCAGCACTTCCACTGAATTTGGATTCAACGCATCCAGAAAACTTTCGCCCTCTTGCAGATCATTTAAATTTTCTTTGAGAAAAAGATTTTCATACAGCCGCACCTCTCCGCACAGAGCGTGGCTGGCGGAGACCCAGTGGATGGTTCCCTTGACCTTGCGATCGCTCTGAGAAGAACCGCTGCGCGTCTCCGGATCATAGGTGCAGTGCACCTCCACCACCTTTTGGGTGACGGGGTCCTTATGCACACTGACGCATTTAATGATATAGGCGTAGCGCAGTCGTACCTCTCCGCCCGGTTGCAGTCGAAAATATTTCTTGGGTGGATCTTCGCGAAAATCATCCTGTTCGATGTACAACTCGCGGGTGAACAGGATCTTTCGCACACCCATCGATGGATCTTCGGGGTTGTTGACAGCGGTCATCTCTTCCACTTGATCCGGCGGATAATTATCGATGACCACCTTGAGCGGCCGCAGAACCGCCATCACCCGTCTGGCGGTCTTGTTCAACTCTTCGCGCACGCAATGTTCCAGCAGCGACAAATCCACCATGCTGTCGCGCTTGGCCACGCCGATGGTCTCGGCGAAATTTCTGATGGCCTTCGGCGGATACCCGCGCCGTCGCAATCCCGAGAGCGTAGGCATGCGCGTATCATCCCAACCGCTCACCCGCTGCTCCTGCACCAGTTGCAGCAATTTACGCTTGCTCATCACCGTGTAACTCAGGTTGAGTCTGGCGAATTCCACCTGCCGGGGATGATATAATTTCAGCGTGTCTAAAAACCAATCGTACAACGGACGATGGTCTTCAAACTCCAGGGTGCAGATCGAATGGGTGATCCCCTCCAGCGAATCGGATAGGCAGTGCGCATAATCATACATCGGATAAACGCACCAGGCCGAACCGGTGCGATGATGGTCTGCATGCTTGATGCGGTAGATCACCGGATCGCGCATATTCAGATTGGGCGAGGCCATGTCGATGCGGGCGCGCAGCACCCGCGTCCCATCCGGAAATTCGCCGGCGCGCATGCGCTTAAAGAGATCAAGATTCTCTTCCATGGACCGGTTGCGATAGGGGCTTTCTTTGCCCGGCTGAGTCAAAGTGCCGCGATACTCGCGCATCTCCTCAGCCGAAAGGTCACAGACATAGGCTTTACCGAGCTTGATCAGTTCTATCGCATACTGATACAGCTGTTCAAAATAATCGGAGGCAAAGAACAGCCGATCCTGCCAATCAAATCCGAGCCAGCGGACATCCTCCATGATGGATTCCACATATTCGACATCCTCTTTCACTGGATTGGTGTCGTCGAAACGCAGGTTGGTCAAGCCGCCGTATTCGTTGGCGATGCCAAAGTTCAGGCAAATCGATTTCGCATGCCCGATATGCAAATATCCGTTGGGTTCCGGCGGAAAGCGCGTATGCACCTTGCGGTCGCCGAAACGGCCCTCTGCCAAATCCTGCTCAATGATGGTGCGAATAAAGTTTGCGGGTAGAGCGACTCCCGTCTTTTCTTTGTTGTCTCCCATGGCAACCTCTAAATTCTGAAAGCCCTTCATGGCTGTGGTCGGCAAAAAAATAAAAAACCGGTCATCAATGCCTGACGACCGGTTTCTTCAGCTGGGGAGCAGGGACTCGAACCCCGGTACCATGATCCAGAGTCATGTGTCCTGCCACTGGACGACTCCCCAGGATGCTACTGCACCTAACCCGGTAGACGCTTCGCTGCGTTCTGCAACCGGCGCACCACCGTTTCTTTACCGAGCAGAGCAAGGATGTCAAACAAACCCGGCCCCACCCCTACACCGGTCACGGCCAGGCGGACCGGATGGATCAGCTTCGTCGCGGCAACGCCATTTTTTTCGGCGACTTGACGCAAAACCGCTTCGATCGCTGTGCTGGTAAACACATCTAATTTAGAAATTTCTGCAGAAAATTCAACA
It encodes the following:
- a CDS encoding elongation factor G, with the protein product MAIDLTKMRNIGISAHIDSGKTTLTERILYYTQKIHAIHEVRGKDGHGATMDSMALERERGITIQSASTNVTWKNYDINIIDTPGHVDFTIEVERSLRVLDGAILVLCAVGGVQSQTITVDRQMTRYKVPRIAFVNKCDRMGANPQRVADQLHDKLNHTAALMQWPIGLESRFEGLIDLVTMKAYYFDGANGEHIREENIPAELLPIALEKRDLLIDRVSLYDDELAEAYLEDRVTEDLIYRAVRKGTLSLNFIPVFIGSAFKNKGVQALLDAVIKYLPSPKEIENKAFDLDNDNAEVVLQSDPTLPTVLLAFKLDDTRFGQLTYVRLYQGTLRKGDEIYNRRCQRKVRVGRLIRMHADEMEDISAAEAGDIVALFGIDCASGDTFTDNTVNYSMSSMFVPTPVISLSIKPVDNKSGENMAKALNRFVKEDPTFQTFVDPETNDTIIKGMGELHLEVYVERMRREYNVHLETGAPQVAYRESISQKTNFDYTHKKQTGGAGQYGRVCGIIEPFHQGDFEFIDEIKGGVIPTEYVPACEKGFIQALQKGPLVGFPIVGVRVTLNDGNYHPVDSSDMAFQQAAFGAFRESYLRCKPIILEPIMRVGVETPPEYQGQVLATINQRRGMILSATEDKVLTAIEAEVPLSEMFGYSTVLRSATQGKAEFTMEFSRYAKVPESIAENLKKAFQEKQKQQK
- a CDS encoding AAA family ATPase, translated to MIKEELIKRSPIRILEQTLHGGLGPGHLGVFVSRKGVGKTACLVHFATDHLLRGQKVVHISFSDDPHHIANWYKQVYEEVAAAYQLESANLIFDELLRDRLILHFKNNGSNLLAVHKNLNIYVKQGGFIPKMIIVDGTHFVEKSRAVLQEWQNLAKDFDTQIWFSATLPANAGSAAEFIKPFIQYFSVVIELNAQPDHIQLHLLKDQDATSCEKLRLRLDPKSLLISNRRV
- a CDS encoding glutamine--tRNA ligase/YqeY domain fusion protein; this encodes MKGFQNLEVAMGDNKEKTGVALPANFIRTIIEQDLAEGRFGDRKVHTRFPPEPNGYLHIGHAKSICLNFGIANEYGGLTNLRFDDTNPVKEDVEYVESIMEDVRWLGFDWQDRLFFASDYFEQLYQYAIELIKLGKAYVCDLSAEEMREYRGTLTQPGKESPYRNRSMEENLDLFKRMRAGEFPDGTRVLRARIDMASPNLNMRDPVIYRIKHADHHRTGSAWCVYPMYDYAHCLSDSLEGITHSICTLEFEDHRPLYDWFLDTLKLYHPRQVEFARLNLSYTVMSKRKLLQLVQEQRVSGWDDTRMPTLSGLRRRGYPPKAIRNFAETIGVAKRDSMVDLSLLEHCVREELNKTARRVMAVLRPLKVVIDNYPPDQVEEMTAVNNPEDPSMGVRKILFTRELYIEQDDFREDPPKKYFRLQPGGEVRLRYAYIIKCVSVHKDPVTQKVVEVHCTYDPETRSGSSQSDRKVKGTIHWVSASHALCGEVRLYENLFLKENLNDLQEGESFLDALNPNSVEVLEQCYLEPALKDAHPLDRFQFERLGYFCIDKDSTPDKIKVNRTVTLRDTWAKIEKADQRA
- a CDS encoding mechanosensitive ion channel, whose amino-acid sequence is MKNNGILDTINTLIIETEVKLISSFILVLLIWLLRSIVLRLLSQRIKDERTRELSRQIVGYTAFLLGLVLIGRLWLEGFQSLLIVLTLLFAAMILSLKELILNIASWSIIAWRQLFKIGDHIRIGEHYGEVVEMNMIYITLVELDEKLPSEPAGHRVIKIPNNLVLTQPIVNDTEGAHALWYEINVALRLDSNWQAAREMLERILRQRMAAAEIKNLEDAPPIQAFVRVHAGAILLTGRYFCSSDQQPEIEEELWQQILSAFQPHEQIHLV